One Betta splendens chromosome 16, fBetSpl5.4, whole genome shotgun sequence genomic window carries:
- the LOC129602896 gene encoding H-2 class II histocompatibility antigen, A-U alpha chain-like, with product MKHTLRYSAVINLLINTFAQIPHEIDYFVGCFVNGTTEVHFEFDAEEMLYVDFSTNELIYTIPTFINPDPSQIVSGMSTFRDALINEDVCLSKTKKAAIKLENQQEKQASPEITIYPSEEVQTEVENNLICFVNNFYPPSINISWTKNGHPVSEGVSLSRYYPQKDQTFYQFSFLTFTPSEGDIYSCTVEHSALETPKTKIWEPDVAVNDQSPGPKVVCGVGMVVFFLGFGAGVFFFVKAQRCQWQLWCIVV from the exons atgaaacacacactcagatacTCCGCTGTTATAAACCTGCTCATCAACACCTTCGCACAAA ttccCCATGAAATCGATTATTTTGTAGGCTGCTTTGTGAATGGCACAACTGAGGTACACTTTGAATTTGATGCTGAGGAGATGTTATATGTAGATTTCTCTACAAATGAATTGATATACACTATCCCAACCTTTATTAATCCTGATCCAAGTCAGATTGTGTCTGGTATGAGTACTTTCAGAGATGCTCTGATTAATGAAGATGTGTGCTTatccaaaacaaaaaaggcagCAATAAAACTAGAGAATCAACAAGAAAAACAAG CCTCCCCTGAGATTACGATCTATCCGTCTGAAGAAGTTCAGACAGAGGTTGAAAACAATCTCATCTGCTTTGTGAATAATTTCTACCCTCCTTCTATTAACATCAGCTGGACTAAAAACGGTCACCCAGTGTCTGAGGGGGTGTCACTCAGTAGATATTATCCCCAAAAGGATCAGACCTTTTACCAGTTCTCATTTCTGACGTTCACACCGAGTGAAGGGGACATTTACAGCTGCACTGTGGAGCACTCAGCCCTGGAGACGCCTAAAACAAAGATCTGGG AACCTGATGTAGCTGTGAATGATCAAAGTCCAGGACCAAAAGTTGTCTGTGGAGTGGGAATGGTGGTATTCTTTCTGGGATTTGGAGCTGGAGTATTTTTCTTTGTGAAGGCGCAGCGTTGCCAATGGCAGCTCTGGTGCATTGTTGTGTAG
- the LOC114842435 gene encoding H-2 class II histocompatibility antigen, A-U alpha chain-like isoform X1 translates to MSIPSVMTIGSSDMKRSAVIVLMLHACCGFSQISHELVYSMGCFVNGTTDAQFKFDNEEIYFVDFQNEKLIYTVPISIDPDPYPIWANLKLEDSLDNKKFCFFLTNEEAKYEENSPEERDPPEIMLFLSQELELGLENKLICFVNHFYPPSVDVRWTKNGHPVSEGVSLSRYYLNKDQTFHQFSTLTFTPSEGDIYSCTVEHSALETPKTRIWEPDVSDNDTSPGPDIYCGVGLCLTLLMVAAAVFLIVKAQNE, encoded by the exons ATGTCTATACCTTCAGTGATGACGATTGGCAGCTCAGACATGAAGCGCTCTGCTGTGATTGTCCTGATGCTCCACGCCTGCTGTGGCTTCTCACAAA TTTCCCACGAGCTTGTTTACTCCATGGGCTGTTTCGTGAATGGCACAACAGACGCACAGTTTAAATTTGACAACGAGGagatttattttgttgacttccaaAATGAGAAGCTCATATACACTGTGCCCATTTCTATTGATCCTGATCCATATCCAATTTGGGCAAATTTAAAACTGGAGGATTCTCTGGACAATAAGaaattctgtttctttttaacTAATGAGGAGGCAAAGTATGAAGAAAATTCACCAGAAGAAAGAG ATCCTCCTGAGATCATGCTCTTTCTTTCTCAAGAACTTGAATTAGGATTGGAAAACAAGCTCATCTGCTTTGTGAATCATTTCTACCCTCCGTCTGTCGACGTCCGCTGGACTAAAAACGGTCACCCAGTGTCTGAGGGGGTGTCACTCAGTAGATATTATCTCAATAAGGATCAAACTTTCCACCAGTTCTCAACTCTGACATTCACACCGAGCGAAGGCGACATTTACAGCTGCACCGTGGAGCACTCGGCCCTGGAGACGCCTAAAACAAGGATATGGG AACCTGATGTATCAGATAATGACACAAGCCCAGGACCAGACATTTACTGTGGAGTGGGCCTGTGTCTGACATTGTTGATGGtggcagctgcagtgtttttgaTTGTCAAGGCTCAGAATGAATGA
- the LOC114842435 gene encoding H-2 class II histocompatibility antigen, A-B alpha chain-like isoform X2 — translation MSIPSVMTIGSSDMKRSAVIVLMLHACCGFSQISHELVYSMGCFVNGTTDAQFKFDNEEIYFVDFQNEKLIYTVPISIDPDPYPIWANLKLEDSLDNKKFCFFLTNEEAKYEENSPEERDPPEIMLFLSQELELGLENKLICFVNHFYPPSVDVRWTKNGHPVSEGVSLSRYYLNKDQTFHQFSTLTFTPSEGDIYSCTVEHSALETPKTRIWASLSSSCCCWS, via the exons ATGTCTATACCTTCAGTGATGACGATTGGCAGCTCAGACATGAAGCGCTCTGCTGTGATTGTCCTGATGCTCCACGCCTGCTGTGGCTTCTCACAAA TTTCCCACGAGCTTGTTTACTCCATGGGCTGTTTCGTGAATGGCACAACAGACGCACAGTTTAAATTTGACAACGAGGagatttattttgttgacttccaaAATGAGAAGCTCATATACACTGTGCCCATTTCTATTGATCCTGATCCATATCCAATTTGGGCAAATTTAAAACTGGAGGATTCTCTGGACAATAAGaaattctgtttctttttaacTAATGAGGAGGCAAAGTATGAAGAAAATTCACCAGAAGAAAGAG ATCCTCCTGAGATCATGCTCTTTCTTTCTCAAGAACTTGAATTAGGATTGGAAAACAAGCTCATCTGCTTTGTGAATCATTTCTACCCTCCGTCTGTCGACGTCCGCTGGACTAAAAACGGTCACCCAGTGTCTGAGGGGGTGTCACTCAGTAGATATTATCTCAATAAGGATCAAACTTTCCACCAGTTCTCAACTCTGACATTCACACCGAGCGAAGGCGACATTTACAGCTGCACCGTGGAGCACTCGGCCCTGGAGACGCCTAAAACAAGGATATGGG CCTCTTTATCCTCTTCTTGCTGTTGTTGGAGTTAA